From the Bacillota bacterium genome, one window contains:
- the pglZ gene encoding BREX-3 system phosphatase PglZ has product MSSWRDRILREFTSKVSRLTLVADPDGLLLEEGILAAIQEQGFEVIPFEDHVAFRYAYESKFRSQWDEGKGVALVVVLPCESRHLNQLPYDLLQVGRRLSFSLGEIFPHLSYPIVAALDRGDLDPLDEAQRRYAPGLLGDNATKDFILRHVFEIAPELIKEPKDLLRVLLRRHYRMQRVPPVLDERFIELLKQNDKFKDWPLESIVPDRDAFFAFLQERWPAFVERIAAQAGGTHVRQRTQPYDLTFNGPVDLPFDDGDVRVYLDNLFAERLLQPTSHEDAGILRKTWVGVGIHTDPAEDRARRLNTLIESVRSCIPAPDARHESWLRFARQWAELTILVHRPLEGTSIMDPTTRDRFSDLRSRIDAAFTAWLVKRYSGLSTLPAIPPAMVHHIPRYVAHHLGSSSKSKVALVVVDGLALDQWIILRDALKLQRSSLCFREAAVFAWIPTVTSISRQAAFSAKPPILFPASIHRTDNDSALWTQFWVGQRLSQDEVLYLKRLGDGDLQDVAELLSDPRIRVSGLVIEKVDRIMHGMELGMAGMHNQVHQWACQPYLGNLLKVLHDHGFLVFLTSDHGNIEAEGCGRPTEGAVADARGERVRIYSDTLLRDRVHARFRDALKWEPVGLPQDCLPLIAPGRAAFVPRGERVVSHGGICIEEVIVPFVQIEEASAIRAVPLQLDQPSTPQKGGIS; this is encoded by the coding sequence GTGAGTAGCTGGCGGGATCGGATCCTCAGGGAGTTCACTTCCAAAGTGTCACGCCTCACCCTGGTGGCGGACCCGGACGGTCTTCTGCTCGAGGAAGGGATCCTCGCAGCCATCCAGGAGCAAGGATTTGAGGTCATCCCCTTCGAGGATCACGTCGCTTTCCGGTACGCGTACGAATCCAAGTTCCGCTCTCAGTGGGACGAGGGAAAAGGCGTAGCTCTGGTGGTGGTCTTGCCGTGCGAGTCCCGGCATCTCAATCAGTTGCCTTATGACCTGCTCCAGGTTGGGCGCCGACTTTCCTTCAGTCTGGGCGAGATTTTCCCTCATTTGAGCTATCCCATTGTGGCGGCCCTTGACCGTGGCGATCTCGATCCGCTGGACGAGGCTCAGCGAAGATATGCACCGGGTCTCCTCGGTGATAACGCCACGAAAGACTTCATCCTCCGGCATGTCTTCGAGATCGCGCCCGAGCTCATCAAGGAACCTAAGGACCTGTTGCGTGTACTTCTCCGTCGCCACTACCGCATGCAGCGTGTACCTCCCGTCTTGGACGAAAGGTTCATTGAACTACTGAAACAGAATGACAAGTTCAAGGACTGGCCACTCGAGTCCATTGTTCCCGACCGGGACGCCTTCTTTGCGTTCTTGCAAGAACGCTGGCCGGCTTTTGTGGAACGCATCGCTGCCCAAGCCGGGGGAACCCACGTCCGCCAGAGGACCCAACCTTACGATCTGACGTTCAACGGTCCTGTTGACCTACCTTTCGACGACGGCGACGTCCGGGTTTACCTGGACAACCTGTTCGCTGAGCGGCTGCTCCAACCCACTTCTCACGAGGATGCAGGGATACTTCGCAAGACTTGGGTGGGTGTTGGCATCCACACCGATCCAGCCGAAGATCGTGCACGCCGACTAAACACGTTAATCGAGAGCGTTCGGTCCTGCATTCCGGCCCCGGACGCGAGGCATGAAAGCTGGTTACGTTTCGCACGCCAGTGGGCTGAACTGACCATCCTGGTCCACCGACCGCTAGAAGGGACTAGCATTATGGACCCGACCACCAGGGACAGGTTCTCGGATTTACGTTCCAGAATAGATGCCGCTTTCACCGCGTGGCTGGTGAAGCGGTACTCAGGGCTCAGCACTCTGCCGGCCATTCCCCCAGCCATGGTTCACCATATCCCCCGATATGTGGCCCACCATCTGGGATCCAGTTCGAAGAGCAAAGTAGCCCTGGTGGTTGTCGATGGACTGGCGCTGGACCAGTGGATCATCCTCCGAGACGCTCTCAAGCTTCAGAGGTCGAGCTTATGCTTTCGCGAAGCGGCGGTTTTTGCGTGGATTCCCACCGTTACTTCGATCTCGCGCCAGGCTGCGTTTTCAGCCAAGCCCCCTATTCTGTTTCCGGCTAGCATCCACAGGACTGACAACGACTCCGCACTGTGGACGCAGTTCTGGGTGGGCCAGAGGTTGAGCCAAGACGAGGTCCTCTACCTTAAGCGATTGGGAGATGGTGACCTCCAGGATGTAGCGGAGCTGCTCTCTGACCCGAGAATTCGAGTCTCCGGGCTAGTCATCGAGAAAGTTGACAGGATTATGCACGGGATGGAACTGGGCATGGCGGGGATGCACAACCAGGTGCATCAGTGGGCCTGCCAGCCTTATCTGGGCAATCTGCTCAAAGTTCTCCACGACCACGGGTTCCTGGTCTTTCTCACCTCGGACCACGGCAACATCGAAGCTGAGGGTTGTGGCCGCCCGACGGAAGGGGCCGTGGCCGACGCTCGGGGTGAGCGGGTGCGGATTTACTCGGACACCCTGCTCCGCGACAGGGTACACGCCCGGTTCCGCGACGCCTTGAAATGGGAACCAGTCGGGCTTCCCCAAGATTGCCTCCCACTGATTGCTCCCGGACGTGCCGCCTTCGTCCCGCGTGGTGAACGGGTCGTCAGCCACGGCGGCATTTGCATCGAAGAGGTAATTGTACCGTTTGTGCAGATCGAAGAGGCATCAGCCATTCGCGCTGTTCCCTTGCAGCTCGACCAGCCGTCCACACCGCAGAAGGGAGGGATTTCATGA
- a CDS encoding helicase-related protein yields MTSDLAQGAWFYSCDHGELGQVIEAQTIWGQTICRVWLPSRDVVVRISASRLVPLESAGTASPDHIQYTAAAARVADALTQDVLLAPIGSSIIPLPHQILALSRAVSGDRVRYLLADEVGLGKTIEAGLIMRELKLRGLVKRTLVVAPKGLVDQWVAEMRLHFGEDFKVVLPEDLEALRRVFSVSGSDLGAPGYRNLGPVPRGPELGAPNLRRLADSAHQPAGNRELTTSSVRFSKPNVWQMFSQVVVPMDAVKPIDRRRGWTAAQVEQYNRERFEDLIWAGWDLVIIDEAHRLAGSTDQVARFRLGRGLSEAAPYLLLLSATPHQGKTDAFHRLVSLIDPRAFPDAESVTRERIQPYVIRTEKRRAIDTEGRPLFKPRYTQLVPISWGERHQDQRLLYQAVSEYVRDGYNEAIRERRTYIGFLMILMQRLVVSSTRAIRTALERRLQALNNPQEHLSLLPLNFEEEWGELDGQQQLEALLPVRFTALRNERAEVKRLLEIAARCEEATPDAKAEALLDWIYRLQAEEGDPNFKLLVFTEFIPTQEMLHQFLSERGFTVVCLNGSMDLEERRRVQEAFAHEARILISTDAGGEGLNLQFCHVVINYDIPWNPMRLEQRIGRVDRIGQKHAVRAINFVLEESVEHRVREVLEEKLAVILEELRVDKTGDVLDSAQAGRVFEDLYLEAILNPDKVEDSVNTAIAEIERQIRGLQANASILGPAPVLDPGEAHKLLTHPLPYWVERMTVNYLNAHGGKAERHGHHWDLTWPDGKVYVDVVFSAKEAEQFPTARHLTLEDPRVRGLAMRLPRFVPGQPVPVVSLPGVAREIQGFWSLWQISAVGDSGPETRYTRVVPLFLSDSNKVFIPTARHIWDQLLVATPLLHSTLDAESSATAFAKLEKAAEEFGRPVYEALVQEHKAHIAREREKAAYAFASRRKAIERIGLPQVRGHRLNLLARQERSTWEELERRAQVSPEMTCLLLIRVEGGGGE; encoded by the coding sequence GTGACCAGTGACCTTGCCCAGGGTGCATGGTTCTACAGTTGCGACCACGGGGAACTCGGCCAGGTGATCGAGGCACAGACCATCTGGGGCCAGACCATCTGCCGGGTGTGGCTGCCGAGCCGGGATGTCGTGGTGCGTATTTCCGCTTCCAGGCTGGTGCCGCTGGAGAGTGCCGGCACCGCTTCGCCCGATCACATCCAATACACCGCTGCTGCCGCTCGCGTGGCGGATGCGCTCACACAGGATGTGTTGCTTGCCCCCATCGGGTCCTCAATCATCCCACTCCCCCACCAGATCCTGGCCCTGTCCCGCGCCGTTTCTGGTGACCGCGTTCGCTACCTCCTTGCCGATGAAGTGGGACTGGGTAAGACCATCGAGGCCGGGTTGATTATGCGGGAACTAAAGCTACGGGGGCTCGTAAAACGCACCCTGGTGGTTGCCCCCAAGGGCCTGGTGGATCAATGGGTGGCCGAGATGCGTCTTCACTTTGGGGAAGATTTCAAGGTCGTGCTTCCGGAGGACCTGGAGGCATTGCGGCGCGTTTTCTCCGTGTCCGGCTCTGACTTGGGTGCACCGGGTTACAGGAACCTCGGCCCCGTGCCTCGAGGCCCGGAACTTGGGGCCCCCAACTTGCGCCGCCTGGCCGACAGCGCGCACCAGCCCGCCGGCAACCGAGAGCTTACGACTAGCAGTGTGCGATTTTCCAAACCGAACGTCTGGCAGATGTTCTCGCAGGTAGTAGTACCTATGGACGCCGTGAAGCCCATAGACAGACGCCGTGGCTGGACGGCAGCCCAGGTAGAGCAATACAACCGGGAGCGCTTTGAAGACCTGATCTGGGCGGGCTGGGACCTCGTCATCATAGACGAAGCCCACCGGTTGGCGGGCAGCACCGACCAGGTGGCCCGCTTCAGACTTGGCCGGGGGTTGTCCGAGGCAGCGCCCTATCTTTTACTTCTTTCGGCGACCCCACATCAGGGTAAGACCGACGCCTTCCACCGGCTGGTTTCCCTAATTGACCCCCGGGCGTTCCCCGATGCCGAAAGCGTAACCCGGGAGCGCATTCAGCCCTACGTCATCCGGACGGAGAAACGCCGTGCCATTGATACTGAGGGAAGGCCGCTCTTCAAACCTCGGTACACGCAGCTCGTTCCGATTTCCTGGGGGGAGCGGCACCAAGACCAACGCTTGCTTTACCAGGCCGTAAGCGAGTACGTCCGGGACGGATATAACGAGGCGATACGGGAAAGGCGCACCTACATCGGGTTCCTGATGATATTGATGCAACGCCTGGTCGTCTCCAGCACTCGCGCCATCCGTACGGCGCTGGAAAGGCGGTTGCAGGCCCTCAACAATCCGCAGGAGCATCTCTCCCTCCTCCCTTTGAACTTTGAAGAAGAGTGGGGAGAGTTGGATGGCCAGCAGCAGTTGGAAGCACTGTTGCCAGTTCGGTTTACGGCCCTAAGGAACGAACGCGCCGAGGTTAAGCGCCTTCTGGAAATCGCCGCCCGGTGCGAGGAGGCTACCCCTGACGCAAAGGCCGAGGCCCTCCTCGATTGGATTTACCGTCTTCAGGCCGAAGAAGGCGACCCAAACTTCAAGCTGCTCGTGTTCACGGAGTTCATCCCTACCCAGGAAATGCTCCATCAGTTTCTGAGCGAGCGGGGATTCACGGTTGTCTGCCTCAATGGCTCCATGGATCTGGAGGAGCGGAGGCGGGTTCAGGAGGCCTTTGCCCATGAAGCCCGCATTCTCATCTCGACAGATGCTGGCGGAGAGGGTTTGAATCTGCAGTTCTGCCACGTGGTCATCAACTATGATATCCCGTGGAATCCCATGCGGCTTGAGCAACGGATCGGCCGCGTGGACCGCATCGGGCAGAAGCATGCGGTAAGAGCGATCAACTTTGTTCTTGAGGAATCCGTGGAGCATCGGGTCCGGGAAGTCCTGGAAGAGAAGCTCGCGGTGATTCTTGAGGAGCTCCGCGTCGATAAAACGGGCGATGTCCTCGATTCGGCCCAGGCGGGGCGGGTGTTCGAGGACCTGTATCTGGAGGCGATCTTGAATCCGGACAAGGTGGAGGACTCCGTGAACACGGCAATCGCCGAGATTGAGAGGCAAATTCGCGGACTGCAAGCGAACGCCTCTATTCTTGGGCCGGCGCCTGTGCTCGACCCGGGGGAGGCGCACAAGCTACTGACGCACCCCCTACCCTATTGGGTGGAGCGTATGACAGTCAACTATCTCAACGCCCATGGCGGCAAGGCAGAACGTCACGGCCACCACTGGGACCTCACCTGGCCAGATGGTAAAGTGTATGTCGATGTGGTCTTTTCGGCTAAGGAAGCAGAACAATTCCCAACCGCCCGGCACCTCACACTGGAAGACCCCAGGGTTCGAGGCCTGGCCATGCGCCTGCCACGGTTTGTTCCCGGGCAACCGGTCCCCGTGGTATCCCTGCCGGGCGTTGCCCGGGAAATCCAGGGCTTTTGGTCTCTCTGGCAGATCTCTGCAGTGGGCGACTCAGGGCCCGAGACCCGGTACACGCGAGTCGTACCACTCTTCTTGTCGGACAGCAACAAGGTATTCATTCCCACGGCAAGGCATATCTGGGACCAACTTCTCGTCGCCACTCCGTTGCTCCACTCCACGCTTGATGCCGAGTCCTCCGCGACCGCCTTCGCAAAGCTGGAAAAGGCAGCTGAAGAATTCGGAAGGCCCGTCTACGAGGCACTTGTCCAGGAACACAAGGCCCACATCGCGCGTGAGCGAGAGAAGGCCGCCTACGCCTTTGCCTCCAGGCGCAAAGCCATCGAACGGATTGGGCTTCCGCAGGTGCGAGGCCACCGCCTCAACCTCCTGGCCAGGCAAGAGCGGAGCACCTGGGAAGAACTCGAGCGTAGAGCACAGGTATCTCCAGAGATGACCTGCCTGCTCCTGATCCGTGTAGAGGGTGGCGGCGGTGAGTAG
- a CDS encoding DUF3644 domain-containing protein, with protein sequence MAELKKRAVNSIVLGIELFNRPHDRGRAEGVLILLHHAFEMLLKAVIMDKTGTVHTKGQKYSYGFDKCLEVAHNEIQVISADERSTLSILDAYRDTSVHYYQEVSEDLLYLQAQAAVTLFDDLLYRVFKERLADSIPERVLPISTRPPKDLRLLIDSELRQVDDLLQSGRRRGVQAAARLRPILAFATAIRDDAQRVTERELRKVIKRRRRGEEWSIILPEIAQLRLDSQGEGIPIYLRIKKDADLAVRVAKEGEPVVGTVIKHEVNIWDKYNLSRDDIAQKLNLSGPRTSALILELGIQEDPECFKVLRRKATTLKGYSKAALDRLRSAINAGIDADAVWEKHKHRFVGRKRK encoded by the coding sequence GTGGCTGAACTGAAGAAACGCGCCGTTAACTCCATTGTGCTTGGCATCGAACTATTCAACCGGCCCCACGACCGGGGCCGCGCCGAAGGTGTGCTGATTCTCCTTCATCACGCGTTCGAGATGCTCCTGAAGGCGGTTATCATGGACAAGACCGGGACAGTACATACTAAGGGGCAGAAATACTCGTATGGTTTTGACAAGTGTCTGGAGGTGGCACACAACGAGATACAGGTAATCTCTGCGGATGAACGGTCCACGTTGTCGATTCTCGACGCCTACCGGGATACCTCCGTTCATTACTACCAAGAGGTGTCGGAAGACCTCCTTTATTTGCAGGCCCAGGCTGCCGTGACGCTTTTCGATGATCTGCTCTACCGGGTTTTCAAAGAAAGACTTGCGGACTCCATCCCTGAACGTGTCTTGCCCATATCGACTCGTCCTCCCAAAGACTTGAGACTCTTAATAGACAGCGAACTGCGCCAGGTGGACGACCTCTTGCAGTCCGGCAGGCGTAGAGGTGTTCAGGCTGCGGCAAGACTCCGACCAATCCTTGCCTTCGCAACAGCAATCCGCGACGACGCACAACGGGTAACCGAAAGGGAGTTGCGGAAGGTGATCAAACGCAGGCGGCGGGGGGAGGAGTGGAGCATCATCCTTCCCGAGATTGCTCAACTCAGGCTAGACAGTCAGGGCGAAGGCATCCCCATTTACCTCCGCATCAAGAAAGATGCAGACCTTGCCGTCCGGGTGGCAAAGGAGGGTGAGCCAGTTGTCGGGACCGTGATCAAGCATGAGGTCAACATCTGGGATAAGTATAACCTAAGCCGGGATGACATCGCTCAGAAACTCAACCTGTCCGGACCCAGGACCAGCGCTCTTATACTCGAGCTTGGTATTCAAGAAGATCCAGAGTGCTTCAAGGTCTTGCGAAGAAAGGCAACGACTTTGAAGGGTTACAGCAAGGCGGCCTTGGATAGGCTGAGAAGCGCCATAAATGCGGGGATCGATGCGGATGCGGTGTGGGAGAAACACAAGCACAGGTTTGTAGGTAGGAAGCGGAAGTGA
- a CDS encoding DNA methyltransferase, producing MRYGETGKDLLQRWKDEVGFPHGTINDILALSDPPYYTACPNPFIGDFIRQYAKPYDPATDHYRREPFAADVSEGKNDPIYNAHSYHTKVPHKAIMRYILHYTEPGDIVFDGFCGTGMTGVAAQLCGDKATVESLGYKVDEQGIIYQPEEERGADGKVKTVWKPFSKLGPRIAVLNDLSPAATFIAYNYNTPVDVVAFEREAMHILKKVEEECGWMYATLVDATGGSNLPGSGPADQAYVESLAEKVRSAKSEDELRAFVNGLKAQGAPVGMINYTVWSDVFVCPECAREVIFWEAAVDREAGTVRDQFPCPHCTAMLTKRCMERTWVTKFDKAIGQTIRQAKQVPVLINYSVGNERYEKGPDVFDLALIEKIEQSDIPYWFPTQPMMFKGEQWGDTWRAGYHAGITHVHHFYTKRNLWVLCTFARAILASSLSRELLYQFDSLAIRQSKLTRFLTSYYFHGGGGWVGTPLSGTLYIPSFSVEVQPFETWRNRLPKSIARVKNTDIPSVLTETRSTSVEGGTQFSCDYIFTDPPFGGNLMYSELNFLWESWLKVFTNNKPEAIENETQGKGSMEYQQLMTRCFQQCYRVLKPGRWMTVEFHNSQNRVWNAILQALQAAGFVVADVRTLDKKQGTFKQLTSAAAVKQDIIISCYKPNAGLEQRFRLVAGTEEGVWDFVRTHLRHLPVFVARDGKAEVIAERMNYLLFDRMVAFHVRRGVTVPLSAAEFYQGLGQRFPERDGMYFLPDQAAEYDRKRMTVKDVLQLQLFVIDESSAIQWLKQQLTRKPQTFQELHPQFLREIGGWQKHEKPLELSELLQQNFLVYDGRGPIPTQLVAWIRQSERLRKLVQEELTAGRAAEEIVGLVTQHPVLIAAAKDRWYVPDPNKAGDLEKLRERALLREFEEYKASSQRCLRIFRMEAVRAGFRKAWQERDYATIITVARKIPETILQEDPKLLMWYDQAVTRTGE from the coding sequence ATGCGTTACGGGGAAACGGGCAAGGACCTGCTGCAGCGCTGGAAGGACGAGGTCGGCTTTCCCCACGGCACCATCAACGATATTCTTGCCCTGTCCGATCCGCCGTATTACACTGCGTGCCCAAACCCATTTATCGGGGATTTCATCCGGCAATACGCTAAGCCTTACGACCCAGCCACAGACCACTACCGCCGGGAGCCCTTCGCGGCGGACGTGAGCGAGGGCAAGAACGATCCCATCTACAACGCCCACTCGTACCACACGAAGGTACCGCACAAGGCCATAATGCGCTACATCCTGCACTACACGGAACCAGGAGACATCGTCTTCGATGGCTTCTGCGGTACAGGGATGACTGGGGTAGCGGCCCAACTGTGCGGCGACAAGGCCACGGTCGAGTCCCTGGGCTACAAAGTTGACGAGCAGGGCATCATCTATCAACCCGAGGAAGAAAGGGGCGCGGACGGAAAAGTCAAGACGGTCTGGAAGCCCTTCTCGAAACTGGGCCCACGCATCGCCGTACTCAACGACCTCTCGCCGGCCGCCACGTTCATCGCGTACAACTACAACACGCCGGTGGACGTTGTGGCCTTCGAGCGCGAGGCCATGCACATCCTCAAGAAAGTGGAAGAGGAATGCGGCTGGATGTACGCAACGCTGGTTGATGCAACTGGGGGAAGCAACCTACCCGGGAGCGGCCCGGCTGATCAAGCCTACGTTGAAAGCCTCGCCGAGAAGGTACGTTCGGCAAAGTCTGAGGACGAACTCCGAGCATTCGTCAACGGACTCAAGGCTCAGGGCGCTCCCGTTGGAATGATCAACTACACCGTCTGGTCCGATGTTTTCGTCTGCCCGGAATGTGCCCGGGAGGTGATCTTCTGGGAGGCCGCAGTGGACAGAGAAGCGGGAACGGTACGTGACCAATTCCCCTGTCCCCATTGCACAGCCATGCTCACCAAGCGCTGCATGGAGCGCACGTGGGTCACCAAGTTCGACAAGGCCATCGGACAGACCATCCGCCAGGCCAAGCAGGTCCCCGTGCTTATCAACTACTCCGTGGGCAACGAGCGCTACGAGAAAGGGCCCGACGTCTTCGATTTGGCTCTGATCGAGAAAATTGAGCAAAGCGACATCCCGTACTGGTTCCCCACGCAGCCAATGATGTTCAAGGGCGAGCAATGGGGGGATACTTGGCGAGCTGGCTATCATGCTGGCATCACCCATGTGCACCATTTCTACACCAAGCGAAACTTGTGGGTGCTCTGCACATTTGCAAGAGCGATTCTAGCATCCAGCCTGAGCCGTGAGCTTCTGTACCAATTTGACAGCCTCGCCATACGGCAAAGCAAACTCACCCGTTTTCTCACTTCTTACTATTTCCACGGCGGTGGCGGATGGGTGGGGACACCGCTCTCGGGCACTTTGTATATACCTTCGTTTTCCGTCGAAGTTCAGCCATTTGAGACTTGGCGAAATCGCTTGCCTAAGAGTATTGCACGCGTTAAAAACACAGATATTCCATCCGTCTTGACTGAAACCCGCAGCACGTCTGTGGAGGGCGGAACACAATTTAGCTGTGATTACATATTCACGGACCCGCCCTTCGGGGGCAACCTGATGTACTCCGAACTCAACTTCCTGTGGGAAAGCTGGCTCAAGGTCTTCACCAACAACAAGCCGGAAGCTATAGAGAACGAAACCCAGGGCAAGGGGTCCATGGAGTACCAGCAGCTCATGACCCGCTGTTTTCAGCAATGCTACCGCGTGCTCAAACCCGGTCGCTGGATGACGGTCGAGTTTCATAATTCCCAGAACCGGGTGTGGAACGCCATCTTGCAGGCGCTTCAAGCTGCGGGATTCGTAGTTGCCGATGTACGCACGCTGGATAAGAAGCAGGGAACGTTCAAACAGCTAACGAGTGCGGCTGCAGTGAAGCAAGACATCATCATCTCCTGCTACAAGCCAAATGCCGGTTTGGAGCAACGGTTCAGGCTCGTGGCCGGGACCGAAGAAGGGGTGTGGGACTTCGTTCGCACACACCTAAGACACCTTCCGGTCTTTGTTGCGAGAGACGGCAAAGCCGAGGTCATCGCAGAGCGGATGAATTACCTGCTTTTTGACCGCATGGTGGCTTTCCACGTCCGGCGGGGCGTGACCGTTCCGCTCTCGGCAGCAGAGTTCTATCAGGGTCTGGGCCAGCGCTTTCCCGAGCGCGACGGGATGTACTTCCTGCCGGATCAGGCGGCTGAATATGACCGGAAGCGCATGACGGTGAAGGATGTCCTGCAGCTTCAGCTCTTCGTCATCGATGAGTCTTCGGCCATCCAGTGGCTCAAACAGCAACTCACCAGGAAGCCACAGACATTCCAGGAACTCCACCCCCAGTTCCTACGGGAGATCGGCGGATGGCAGAAGCACGAAAAACCCCTCGAGCTATCAGAACTTCTGCAGCAGAATTTCCTCGTCTACGACGGGAGGGGCCCCATTCCCACCCAACTAGTGGCCTGGATCAGGCAGAGCGAAAGACTACGCAAGCTTGTGCAGGAAGAACTCACTGCGGGACGGGCTGCCGAGGAGATAGTGGGGCTAGTCACCCAGCACCCTGTACTCATAGCCGCCGCAAAAGATCGCTGGTACGTGCCTGACCCAAACAAGGCAGGTGACTTAGAGAAGCTGCGCGAGCGAGCTCTGCTGCGTGAATTTGAAGAATACAAGGCCTCGTCCCAACGTTGTCTCAGGATATTCCGCATGGAAGCCGTCCGCGCCGGATTCAGGAAGGCCTGGCAAGAGCGGGACTACGCCACGATCATCACCGTCGCCCGGAAAATACCCGAGACCATACTGCAGGAAGACCCGAAGTTACTTATGTGGTACGACCAGGCTGTGACCCGTACAGGAGAGTGA